GAATCTCCAAGTTCGTATTTTTCTTTATCAGTTTTAATCGAAGCCTTCATTTGAAGTAAGTCTGGAGTATTTTGACTTACAACTTGATACTCTAAAAACTTAAATGCATTTTGGTACTGTGCATCTAGTAATTCCACTTTTACGCTATATTTTCCTAAAGTAGTTCTATCATTCGTACCAATTTTTAATATATGTCTCCCATTTTTATCTGTTTGTCTGTTGTAAGATACAGTTCTTCCAAACGGATCTTGTAAAGTGTATTTTATATTTCTATTAGCTAAATGCTCTCCAGTATCTTGATCTTTTAATTCTACGTTTATTTGAACGACATCTTTTCTTTTTACTGTTGTGTTAGGAGAAGTTATCTTAATGTTTGCCTTTTGATTAGTCTTCAATTCTACATTAGGATCCACATTTTTGTCTTCAATTTTAAAATTTTGTTTTGATAATATAGCTTGAAGATTGTTAAAATCTTTTTGAGTTATTAGATTTACAACTCTTCCTTCTTCGTTTAACACCAATATTTTTTCATCTTGACCTAATGACAATTTTTGATTCCTTATATTATTGTCTTTGTCTATAAAACTTTTTGATATCAATCTTCTAAGATTTTGTTGTTCCAGGTATGATTTATCATTTTCAGATGTTATTCTAACAAAATTGTATGTGTCATTTGATTTGTTAGCAAAATTTTTCAAATCAGTTTCTTTGTTTGAGAATAGTACAACACTTGGTTTCTTCAAATCAACTACATCATTTAGAATTTTTGTTTTATCGTTCAAATCGTTCATCGAATAACCTAGGATATTTTTACCATAAATATTTTTCAATATTTCTTTGTTATCTATATCATTTTTCAAATGAGCAAAATAAGAGGATTTATCAGCATCATCATAATTTATAAAATTATCATTTACATCTTTATTTAAGATATCAAATTTTGTGAATGAGTAATCCTTGAAATATCCATCTTTATTAACTTCAGCTAAAATTTTGTAAGTTCCCGGATATATGTTTTCTGGAAGCTTAACTTTTAGTTTTTCTTGGCCAATGTTATTTGTTTTGATTTCACCATATTGGATTTCTGTTCCTGCTAAATCAAATATTTTGTAGCTTACATTTGCTTGTGAAATGTAATTATGATTTGAATCAGTAGTTTTAATGTTAAATGTTATCTCATTTTTGAAATTGTATACTGATTTATCTCGAATTACATCTAATCTAAGACTTTTATTATAATCTTTATTTTCTATTCCTGAGATTTCAATATATTTTTGCATACCTTCTTTAATATAGGCTACAGATTTGAATCCCTTGTCCTTTAATTGTTTTATTTTTGGTTCTGATTCCACATTACTTACTACAAATAAGTTTGTAGTTTTGTCCAAATTATTCATAAAATCATCAAAGTCTTTATCGTTCAAATCCATATTAAATGAATTATCAATATGTGATTTATCAAAATTTGCTTTAGATCTAACATCTAATACAAAAGGTTTTTTAGTTTTCAAATAATCTGTAACATCAGTAGCATTTTTTGCTTCAAAGAAAGCATTATTTGTCTTAGGAATTTGATTTGAGAGTGCATAAATTACATATCTCTTTGATGTTTTTTCGTAATTATCCTTTGATAACTCAAAGTATAATTCGTATTTTCCTGGAGTTTTTGCATCTACATCATAGTTTATATTTCCTTTGTCATCTGTTTTAATAATTGATTCTTTCTTTGAATTTGGAGATATTTCTCTAACTTTGACATCCAAATTAGATAAATCATTTCCATTTTCATCCTTTAAGTTTAACTTTACTACCGCTTTTTTACTTGCTTCGTAAATTTTTTTGTCTGACACTATAGTTGTACTGAACTTTTTAAGTTTTGGTCTTTCAACTGCAATGAAACTTATTGATTCAGATAATGATTTATAATTTGATTTTTGTGCTTTCAAAGTTATATCGTACTTACCTGGGGTAAGTTTTAGTTTGTATATCCACTTTCCGATTGATTTGTCATCTGATGTAGTTCTATCTATTATGACTTTACCATCTGGAGTTTTTAAGGAAATATTAACTTCCGCATTATTGACATTATTTCCGAACTCATCTATCGTTTTGAAACTAATTTCAGGAATTTCATCTACAAAATACTGGTCTTTTTTATTCTTAGCATTAACTGAAATTCCTTTATACTCATCGTCATCTTCTCCGAATTTAATTTTATAATTTGCTGAGGATGATGGATAATTATAGTAATCCGCATCCGCAGTAGCTTTTATCAAATATTCTCCTTTTGAAGTGTAAGCTTTTGGTGTCATATATATGAATACATAACCTTGATAATCGCTCATTTTCCTAATTTTTGTTTCTTGTTGATTAGGATCCAATATACTTATATCAACAGATGAATTTCTCATTGGATTATTATTTTGGTCTTTGATTTGAATTTTAATATATGCAGATTCATTTAGTTTGTAGACTTTTTTTGCTGAATCAAAAGAAATATTCATGTATTTTCCATCTTTTTTAGCAAAGAAAGAATCTTTTTGTTCTACATCGTAGTACCCTTCTTTGTATGCAACGGCTTCTATTTTATAAGTCCCCATTACATTTCTTTCTGATAAATTCATCGAGAAGTTAGCTTTCCCATCTTTATCTGTTTTTAAATTAACATCATATGATTTTTGATTAGGATCAGTTATTGTCAGTCTAATATTTGCATCAGAAATTGGTTTATTTTCGTTATTGACTACAAAATCTACATTTACAGGTTCCGTTTTAACCATGAAAGTTTTTTGTGATAACTTCATTTGTAAATCCAGATTTTTCATTTCTGCTGTATTTCTATCTACATTTACATCAAGTGTTTCAGTGAAATTATCGAACCCGCTTAAACTAGCGTCTACTTTTATTTTATATACTCCCTCTTCGTTGAATATTTCTTTTTCCAAATCAAATACAGCTTGACCTTGTTTATCTGTGTAAAGTGATTTAGTGTATTCTTTTTGAGATGGAGATGTTATAGTAGCTATTACTTTTGCATATCTTTTAATTTCGTTGTATTTATTAGTAACTGTAGATACTAATTTTACTTGAGTATTTGGTTTGATTTTGTCCTTATCTAGTTCATTGTCAACAAAAAGTGGATTTTCAACTGTTGGAACAAAATCTTTACTTTCTACGTTAAAAGTATTAATTCCGATTAATTTGTTTTTGTAGTAAATATTTACTTTGTATTTACCGATAGCGGCATTATTTGCTAGTCTAACATTAAAATTAGATTCCCCAGTAAGATTTGTTTTTAAATTATACTTGAAGTTTTGATTATGAGATGTAATTATTTCACATTCAATATCTTTATTTACAATTTGATTTTCAGATTGATCCTTAAGTGCTATGTTAATAGCTACTTGTTCCCCTTGAAGATATGTTTGTTTGTCTGAAGATATATTAGCCTTGAATTGTGCATTAGATTCATCAACTCTGATTCTCATTGTATCAAAAACTTTATAGGAATGTTTTGATTTCGCAGTGATAATACATTCTCCATATCCAACAGCTTTAACTTTTCCAGTACTATCAATGTCGCAAACTGTCTTATCAGAACTTTCCCATTTCAAGTCTTCAGTCTTTGCAGTATTAGGTAATAAATCTATTCCTAATGTTACTGTTTCACCTATTTTTAGAAGTTTTTCTTTTTCTTTGAATTTGATGCTTTCTATCTTAGTTTCATTTTCATCATTTTCATTGATATGTTCTCCATCAATCGTAAATGCTTTTAATGAAACATTGGCATTTTTTATTTGGTCTGTCAAATCTGTCCACTTTTCACCATCTTTACTTACAAAAGATTGCCCAGCTTCTGCTGTAGTTTTTGAAGAAAATCCTTTTATTGGTCTTTCAATTGGAATTGGATACTTATACCCTGGAGTTTTCATTCTTACAATTACAGCGAATTTTGAACCTTTTGAAATAAGCGTGTCTTCAACTTTAACTTTTTCATAACCTGCAAATTGCATCTTACCTTGTTTAACGCTGTTTTTTTGTGAAAGTCCACCGTTTTTATCTACATTTGTATTAACAAACACTTCGTATTCAGCATCATTTGCAGAAGTCCACAATCCTACACTTGAAAGATATGTGTCTTCTTCCACTGGACCAAACACATTCGCATAATACGATTCTTCTCCAAGTCCAACTTGACTTGTCATTCCCAATTTATCGTATTGCCAGATTTTTTCATTTTCATTCAAATCTTTTAAAATATATTGAGAGTTTTGTGTTCCTATGTTTTTGTCGTAGTATGATACATAATAATATCCGCCTTGAGTTCCCCAACCAGTTCCCCAAGAATTTTTACAAATCCATGCTCCATCTCCTTGAGGTGTAGTCTTAAAATTCTTTTTGCTATAATTATCATCCCATCCTACAATTGTTACAGCGTGATTTGGAACTTGACCACCAGAATAGTAATGGGCCATGGTTTTTTTGTTAAGATATTCATCTCCACCCATAACCGCTGAGTACACTCCACCGTATTTTGTTATCATAGATTTAATTAAATTATTATCGTTAGAATCTCTTCTATCTGGCAAAAATATTGCTTGTGTCAATTCCTTTGCTATTGGCAAGTTTTCAGGGGAATCTGATCCGTAGATATCATAAGGATCATCTTTTTCTAGAACAGGGCCAGACCTCCTAGCCAAATATGCAGAAGAAACTGTTCTAGTTCCACCATCGCTTGGACCCCAGTCAAAACCGTGAGTATTTCTCATGTGTTTTTCAGAAAAATCCATTCTTTCATCTGGCATTAGAATCGATTCAGCAGATCCAAAAGTTGCAAAAGCCCAACAAGATCCATTAGGACCTTGATCCTTAACGCTTGTCACTTTTCCTATATCTCTCAAATCAAATTTTGATTGATTAACATCACTTAAACTTCTAAAAAAGAAAGTGCTTGGAAATTTTCTTTTACTAGTCTTGTTATCGATAGAAGAATAATTCGTATGGATTTTATAAGGATCTTGTTTTAATTTTTTTGAATTATCATTAAAATTAGCATTTTCTATGCTTTTTTCGTATAAATTAATTCCTCTATTACTTGAATCTTTTTGTTTGAACTCTACAATATCTTTGTTTGATTTCTCTATTTGTTTTTCAGCTGATATAGGATTAATCGGAAGAATTAATGCTATTGATAGCACAACTGAAAATATTTTTAATTTTTTGCTCATAATTTGCTCCTTTATCTGTGAATAAATCTTCTTACACCCTAAAAAAATATTTTTAGATTTGTAAGAAGATTTACTACATTAAGTTTAGCTTATAAGGGCAAACCAAAAGATTTGCCCCATATAACTAATTAAAATCAAAAATCAAATATCCATCATTAGATGTTTTATTTGAATCTGAATTGTCATCTCCAAAATCTGGATTAATAACTTCTTCAGAAGCTCTTAATTTTTCTCTGTTGTTTTTGTATGTTTCATAAGAACCATATTCTAATTTATTGTCATCATGACCATAACCAACAATGATTTCTTCTGAATCTTTTGGTTTGAAGCCATCTGGTAAGAAGTCAAATGATGGATTATTCAACCAAATAATTTTAGCAATTCTAGCAGGATCAGGTAGTTCAGATTGTACATTGAATTCTGACCAAGGAATTGTTTCTCCTTCACGAAGTGCTAAAATAGATTCAAATTCTTTAGGATATTTTGCTCTTAATTCATTAACATAATCTCTTAAGATGTAAACACCTTCAGCTGCTCTCGAATAAGAAACGTCTCTTGCTCTTCTAACATCTTGTGCTTTTCTTAATTCTTTATCGAATTTAGTTCTATCTTCAGCTGTAAGATATCTGTTAGCTTTATTTTTAATATTTCTAATTTCGTTTAATTGTTTATCAATTGTTCCACTTAACCATTTTGGACTAGCATATACATCACGTTCTAGTAATGCTTGGCTACAAGCTGATTTAAGTCTAGCATCTAACTCTATTAGGTTTTTTACTTGAATTTGAGTTCTTGATGCTTTAGTAATATCAGCAATTTCTTTTGAAAGTGAATTTCTTACAAATTCTCTTTTACCTTTAACTCCAACTTCTGTCAAATCATCTCTGTAGTAGTTGTTAAGAAGTTTTCTAGCGTCAGCTAAGCTTTTATTGAAAACTCTCTTTAAATAGATTGTAGCAAAATCATCAGCAGTTAAATCAGGGAATTGTTTTAATTCATCCATAACACTTGAAATTTTTTCGCAAGCTTTTTCAATATCTTCTACTGAATTAAAAGGGTTGAAAGCTGTTACTAATGCTACAAATACTTCTCCAGCTGCTCTACTGTGAGCTTCTTGAACTTTATATAGAAGTTCTGTAGAACATCTGTGAATAAATATTCCTGTTAAACCTAAAAGTTTAATTCTAGGAGCTATTGAGTCTAAATCATATATTGTTTGTTCGTTAAATTTTTGAGCTACAGGTGGAATATTAAAACTTCTGTCTTCAGCTAGTGTCATAATATCTTCTTGATAAGCTTTCATTAGAGGAACATTTTTAACTTTATTTTCTTCTAAAATTGTTGCTCCTTTTAACATTTCATTTTGTGAAAGCTGCGGAATCATTTCTTGATATTCTTCCATTAAACTACGATCATTTTGTTCATTGGCACTTGCAATTACTGGTGCTGCTACATTAAATACCATTAACATAGCCAACATAATTGATAAAAATTTCTTTTTCATATTATCCTCCAAAATATTTAATGGTTATTATATTTCCGGGTCTGTAAAATCAGGATAAATAAGATCCGAATTAATGCCATCCATACTTGTTGTAACTACTTCATCTTGTAATGAAGACCTAGCAGCTACATAGTTGTTATAATTTCCATATTGAGCTTTTTGTCCACCAAACCCAATAATAATGTTTGAACTTTGGGATTTCATGCCCGCTGGAACTTTGTCAAAAGTAGGTGAAACTATCCATTGTATGCTAGCTATTTGATATGGTTCAACATAAGATGATGGAATAAGCAAGCCATGAACTTCAAAATCTTCCTTCTTTAAAGATCGTGAATATTTATCTAACAGCTTACTATTAAAATCCCATAAATCGTATATAGCATTTGCTATCGAATCATATCTAGGATTTTTTTCTACTTTTTTATCTACAACTTTTTTTATTAGATTTTGCCACATATCAAAATCTTCCTTATCTATAACAGATCTGTATTTTGATTTCAAAACATTTTGTCTTCTAATCTCACCTAAAACAGTCTCATTTAACCATCCAGGATTTGCTAATACTTCCTTGGAAAGATATGCCGATGACGCTGCAGATTTTAATCTTGCATCTAGTTCGACCAACTGTCCAAATGTTATTTTTTTACCTACTTCTTTGTTAATTTCATTAACTTCAGTCCTAAAAATACTTTGTATAAATTCTTCCTTGCCCTTTGAACCGTAATTACCTTTATCAAAGTAATTATTTGATGATTTTCTTGCTTCTGAAATATTTTTGTACATCAACCTTTTTACATAAACTGTTGCTTGATCGCTTGACGTCAAATCTCTCATACTTATAATCTTTTCAAAGTTTTTATCCAATTTATCTATTGCTGCTAATACATCTTTTTTGCCATTAAATGGATTAATCGCTACCATAACAGACTCAAAAGCAACTTGAGCTGCCAAGTTATGAGCTTCTTGGATTTTATAAATGTATTCTGTTGTCATTAAGTTAATAAATCTATTTACTTTTCTTAACAACTGAATTCTAGCTCCAATAGAACCAATATAGAAAAACTGTTGAGGATTGTAATTGTTTACACCTGCAGGTAAATTTATACATCTGTCTTGTGATAGTAATGCCAAATCATCCTGAGCTTTTTTCATTAACGGAATATCATATGCTTTATTCCCTTCAATTCTCGCTCCTTTTAGAACAGAACTTTCTTTTGCTATTTCGTCTTCACTCATCATTAGATTATAATTATCATTAATATCCCTAAGTTGTGATAAATCAGATAATTCATACTCTTCAATTTTGATTTCACTATCCGCATATGATTTATTAAAAAATTCTTGCGGAATCGAAGTCAATAAAAACGATAACACTAAAATTGCAGAAAACAACCTGTACTTACTTTTCATTTTTGATTTTATAATAAACCTCCTTCTTATAAAATTGATAGGATATTTAATATTAATATAGATTCCATAATATGTGGATTATTGAAATTTATATCATTTTTTCAAAACGCTTACACTTTATTCTAGTAAACCCTATTGATATAATAGTGTTTTTTAGTATTATTTTGTTCAGTTTTATGTTTTTATATTATATATCTCTATCTATTTTTTAAGTTATCATACTATTTGAAATTTGTCAATTAAAATATTATTTTTTAATATATGTATATTCTTTTTAGAAGTAGAACATTGTTCAATATTTAAGTTTTGAAATATTTTTTCAATTAATTATTTTATTTTCTAAATATATTCTTAAAATTTGCAATAAAAAAGCCCTCACCTAAGTGAGAGCTAAATAGTCTTAGTATATTAATTATTCTATAATTTTAGAAACAACGCCAGCTCCTACTGTTCTTCCACCTTCTCTGATGGCAAATCTTAATCCTTCTTCGATTGCGATTGGAGTGATTAATTCGATTATGAATTTTGCGTTATCTCCTGGCATTACCATTTCTACGCCTTCTTCTAATGCGATGTTTCCTGTTACATCTGTCGTTCTGAAGTAGAATTGTGGTCTGTATCCTGAGAAGAATGGTGTGTGTCTTCCACCTTCTTCTTTTGTTAATACGTATACTTCTGCTTCAAATTTTGTGTGTGGGTGAATTGTTCCAGGTGCTGCTAATACTTGTCCTCTTTCGATGTCTTCTCTTTGTACACCTCTTAGTAATGCTCCGATGTTATCTCCTGCTTCTGCTTCGTCAAGTTGTTTTCTGAACATTTCTACACCTGTTACTACTACTGTTCTTTTTTCTGTTGTAAGTCCTACGATTTCTACGTTGTCTCCTACTTTTACTTTTCCTCTTTCTACTCTACCTGTAGCTACTGTTCCACGTCCTGTGATTGTGAAGATGTCTTCTACTGGCATTAGGAATGGGTGGTCAACGTCTCTTACTGGAGCTGGGATCCATTCGTCTACTTCTTCCATCAATTTCATGATTTTGTCTCCCCATTCTCCGTCTGGATCTTCTAATGCTTTTAATGCTGATCCTACTACGATTGGTGTGTTGTCTCCATCGTATTCGTATTCGTTTAATAATTCACGTACTTCCATTTCAACTAATTCGATTAGTTCTGGGTCGTCTACTTGGTCTTCTTTGTTTAAGAATACTGCGATTTTTGGTACGCCTACTTGTCTTGCTAACAAGATGTGTTCTCTTGTTTGTGGCATTGGACCGTCTGCTGCACTTACTACTAGGATTGCTCCGTCCATTTGTGCTGCTCCTGTGATCATGTTTTTAACGTAGTCAGCGTGACCTGGACAGTCTACGTGTGCGTAGTGTCTTTTTTCTGTTTCGTATTCTACGTGAGAAGTGTTGATTGTGATTCCTCTTTCTCTTTCTTCTGGTGCTTTATCGATGTTAGCGTAGTCTACGAATTCTCCTGAGCCCATTCTCTTGTTTAATACAAGTGTTACGGCTGCTGTTAGAGTTGTTTTACCGTGGTCAACGTGACCTATTGTACCAATGTTAACATGTGGTTTTGTTCTTTCAAATTTAGCTTTACTCATTTATATAAGCCTCCTATTTATTATTCTTTTTTCCTATAACTTCTTCTGATATTGAGTTAGGAACTTGTTCATAATGATCGAATTGCATTGAATATGTTGCACGACCTTGTGTTTTTGATCTTAAGTCTGTTGCATATCCAAACATTTCTGCCAATGGAATAAACGCATCTAATACGTGTACACCATTTTTAGGATTCATACCGTCAATCTTACCTCTTCTTGATGAAACGTCTCCCATTACATCTCCCAAGTATTCATCTGGAGTTGTGATTTCAACTTTCATCGCTGGTTCCAATAAGATTGGTTTTGCTTTAGCAACTGCTGCTCTGAAGCCCATAGAACCGGCAATTTTGTATGCCATTTCTGATGAGTCGACATCATGGTAAGAACCATCTAAAAGAGTAATCTTCATATCAAGCATTGGATATCCACCTAAGATACCTGTTTGAGCTGCTTCTTCAGCACCTGCTTGAACTGATGGAATGTATTCTTTTGGAATAGCACCACCGACAATTGCGTTAACAAATTCGATACCATTTGCTTCTTCTGGGTTTTCGATTGGTTCAACTCTAAGAGTACAATCACCGTATTGTCCACGTCCACCTGATTGTTTAACATATTTTCCTTGAGCTTCAGCTGCTTGAGTGATTGATTCTCTGTAAGCAACTTGTGGATTACCGATGTTAGCTTCTACTTTGAATTCACGTAAAAGTCTATCAACGATAATTTCAAGGTGAAGCTCACCCATACCAGAGATTATAGTATCGCCAGTTTCTTCGTCTGTATATGTTCTAAATGTTGGGTCTTCTTCTGCAAGTTTTGCAAGAGCAATACCCATTTTTTCTTGACTCGCTTTTGTTTTAGGTTCGATTGCTACAGAAATTACTGGATCTGGGAATTCCATATTTTCAAGGATAACTTCGCTATCCATATCACATAAAGTGTCCCCAGTTGTTGTATCTTTTAAACCGATAATAGCTACGATGTCTCCAGCGTATGCCTTATCAATTTCTTCACGCTTGTTAGCGTGCATCATTAAGATACGACCAATTCTTTCTCTCTTACCTTTTGTTGAGTTGTATACATAGCTTCCTGATTCAACTGTTCCTGAATAAATTCTTGTGAACGCAAGCTTACCAACATATGGGTCAGTTGCGATTTTGAATGCTAATGCAGCAAATGGTTCTTCATCTGATGATTTTCTCGTAGTTGGCTCATCAGTTTGAGGATCCACACCTTTGATATCTGGTACATCAGTTGGCGCTGGCATATAATCAACTATTGCGTCCAATAAAGGTTGAACACCTTTGTTCTTATATGCAGAACCACAAAGTACTGGGTTCATTGCGTTAGCAATTGTTGCAGTTCTTATAGCTCTTTTGATTTCTTCTTCAGTTAATTCTTCACCTTCAAGGTATTTTTCCATTAACTCTTCATCGTGTTCTGCTATGTTTTCTAATAATTCTGCTCTATATTTTTCAGCTACTTCTACTAAGTCACTTGGAATATCTTCAACAGTGAATTCTGTTCCTAGTTCGTTTTTGTAGATATTAGCTTTCATTGTAATAAGATCAACTACACCTACGAATTTATCTTCAGCTCCGATAGGAATTTCGATAGGTACAGCATTTGCTCTCAATCTTTCTCTAATAGTGTCAACAGACATAAAGAAATCAGCGCCTGTTGCATCCATTTTATTGATGAAGCAAATTCTTGGTACGCCATATTTATCAGCTTGTCTCCAAACAGTTTCTGATTGTGGTTCTACACCGCTTTTCGCATCGAATAAAGCAACTGAACCGTCAAGAACTCTAAGAGATCTTTCTACTTCAACTGTGAAGTCAACGTGACCCGGTGTATCGATAATATTGATTCTGTTACCTTTCCAGAAACAAGTTGTTGCTGCGGAAGTAATTGTAATACCTCTTTCTTGTTCTTGAACCATCCAGTCCATTTGAGCGGCACCGTCGTGAGTGTCCCCAATTTTATGGATTTTACCTGAATAGTATAAAATACGTTCAGTAACTGTAGTTTTACCGGCATCAATATGGGCCATTATACCAATGTTCCTTGTATCTTTTAATGAAACTTGTCTAGCCATTTTTTCTCCTTACTTACTTTCCGATAGA
This Finegoldia magna ATCC 53516 DNA region includes the following protein-coding sequences:
- a CDS encoding lectin like domain-containing protein, translating into MSKKLKIFSVVLSIALILPINPISAEKQIEKSNKDIVEFKQKDSSNRGINLYEKSIENANFNDNSKKLKQDPYKIHTNYSSIDNKTSKRKFPSTFFFRSLSDVNQSKFDLRDIGKVTSVKDQGPNGSCWAFATFGSAESILMPDERMDFSEKHMRNTHGFDWGPSDGGTRTVSSAYLARRSGPVLEKDDPYDIYGSDSPENLPIAKELTQAIFLPDRRDSNDNNLIKSMITKYGGVYSAVMGGDEYLNKKTMAHYYSGGQVPNHAVTIVGWDDNYSKKNFKTTPQGDGAWICKNSWGTGWGTQGGYYYVSYYDKNIGTQNSQYILKDLNENEKIWQYDKLGMTSQVGLGEESYYANVFGPVEEDTYLSSVGLWTSANDAEYEVFVNTNVDKNGGLSQKNSVKQGKMQFAGYEKVKVEDTLISKGSKFAVIVRMKTPGYKYPIPIERPIKGFSSKTTAEAGQSFVSKDGEKWTDLTDQIKNANVSLKAFTIDGEHINENDENETKIESIKFKEKEKLLKIGETVTLGIDLLPNTAKTEDLKWESSDKTVCDIDSTGKVKAVGYGECIITAKSKHSYKVFDTMRIRVDESNAQFKANISSDKQTYLQGEQVAINIALKDQSENQIVNKDIECEIITSHNQNFKYNLKTNLTGESNFNVRLANNAAIGKYKVNIYYKNKLIGINTFNVESKDFVPTVENPLFVDNELDKDKIKPNTQVKLVSTVTNKYNEIKRYAKVIATITSPSQKEYTKSLYTDKQGQAVFDLEKEIFNEEGVYKIKVDASLSGFDNFTETLDVNVDRNTAEMKNLDLQMKLSQKTFMVKTEPVNVDFVVNNENKPISDANIRLTITDPNQKSYDVNLKTDKDGKANFSMNLSERNVMGTYKIEAVAYKEGYYDVEQKDSFFAKKDGKYMNISFDSAKKVYKLNESAYIKIQIKDQNNNPMRNSSVDISILDPNQQETKIRKMSDYQGYVFIYMTPKAYTSKGEYLIKATADADYYNYPSSSANYKIKFGEDDDEYKGISVNAKNKKDQYFVDEIPEISFKTIDEFGNNVNNAEVNISLKTPDGKVIIDRTTSDDKSIGKWIYKLKLTPGKYDITLKAQKSNYKSLSESISFIAVERPKLKKFSTTIVSDKKIYEASKKAVVKLNLKDENGNDLSNLDVKVREISPNSKKESIIKTDDKGNINYDVDAKTPGKYELYFELSKDNYEKTSKRYVIYALSNQIPKTNNAFFEAKNATDVTDYLKTKKPFVLDVRSKANFDKSHIDNSFNMDLNDKDFDDFMNNLDKTTNLFVVSNVESEPKIKQLKDKGFKSVAYIKEGMQKYIEISGIENKDYNKSLRLDVIRDKSVYNFKNEITFNIKTTDSNHNYISQANVSYKIFDLAGTEIQYGEIKTNNIGQEKLKVKLPENIYPGTYKILAEVNKDGYFKDYSFTKFDILNKDVNDNFINYDDADKSSYFAHLKNDIDNKEILKNIYGKNILGYSMNDLNDKTKILNDVVDLKKPSVVLFSNKETDLKNFANKSNDTYNFVRITSENDKSYLEQQNLRRLISKSFIDKDNNIRNQKLSLGQDEKILVLNEEGRVVNLITQKDFNNLQAILSKQNFKIEDKNVDPNVELKTNQKANIKITSPNTTVKRKDVVQINVELKDQDTGEHLANRNIKYTLQDPFGRTVSYNRQTDKNGRHILKIGTNDRTTLGKYSVKVELLDAQYQNAFKFLEYQVVSQNTPDLLQMKASIKTDKEKYELGDSINLEICVSDLNDSKLDKSQAEVILEDSNQKQLFKKSAVSDNSGKIDFAFKTSDENVLGQYTLKIKISREGFKDYTKEISIQVGDKPSNPDEKPDDKPDEKPDDKPQNPIDVEIKEQNFPISFEQAYALGFFDSTDNLTMINVKSRYGFNYSNFVLYNKDNEPVKIKDIIDNKRPTIFLMGDRVDSQSKKMFDNSSNINDEAFNFVNVITNGNQKDLEQISKDKLHSDSFMRGNSLNGQFRSNKNQVVVLDKNGSLLNVFPYKSNYELLRRFNMSNGYYADNKNFKKLSIDMFKSSYPISLEQRKNRKDYEKLSENEAKFSSQYAKDLSRIKLIDKDNKPKSLDEISKKDIKILLIGDYRKEDTIKMWENSKYIKEGNYDLINVSYLGAQADINKKKERFESLENVKKEIYVTGAYNSLIQVPKPTIVAIDKNQNYMFTKEYNSNEDIKYVLDRTVNTFAVNDTITDSVKPIVDLKILEEIPKEKDPNRIVPMTFSQRNERGDYRIFEPSEKEVNQKYYGRDMNMYLMKDINSNQKYIKDFLNKKVNVMLVGSPEDKNSRIMWKNSSYLDLDKINLIKISNYKDETILKNMFQSFDMNDVKNNFYCGGEKFDFDKSISSPYILIADENGRMLFVKKYISNQDIEDLVNRSLQTKYTENLVSDDLLPIQNEKISLDNKNHEPKLVENVESTQPDENVALTYSQRENRGDYKELNDTEKKFNKLYYGRDIKNYRFLKNDKTYEKISELQDENLTILLLGNYKENSTLKMWENASSIQRDDFSIKNMNTIGNINVLNDTISENKLGIAEIYTNANSIFYLNNRKNNTIVAIDKNSKVIFIKDYNDMNDIKYVLDRTLKTQFSKDLVSTTVPKILNIDLSDK
- a CDS encoding CAMP factor family pore-forming toxin (The term CAMP (Christie, Atkins, Munch-Petersen) factor is used for toxins encoded in group A and B Streptococcus, but expressed well enough to give a positive CAMP test only in GBS. Related toxins are found in Propionibacterium acnes and other bacterial species.), with product MKKKFLSIMLAMLMVFNVAAPVIASANEQNDRSLMEEYQEMIPQLSQNEMLKGATILEENKVKNVPLMKAYQEDIMTLAEDRSFNIPPVAQKFNEQTIYDLDSIAPRIKLLGLTGIFIHRCSTELLYKVQEAHSRAAGEVFVALVTAFNPFNSVEDIEKACEKISSVMDELKQFPDLTADDFATIYLKRVFNKSLADARKLLNNYYRDDLTEVGVKGKREFVRNSLSKEIADITKASRTQIQVKNLIELDARLKSACSQALLERDVYASPKWLSGTIDKQLNEIRNIKNKANRYLTAEDRTKFDKELRKAQDVRRARDVSYSRAAEGVYILRDYVNELRAKYPKEFESILALREGETIPWSEFNVQSELPDPARIAKIIWLNNPSFDFLPDGFKPKDSEEIIVGYGHDDNKLEYGSYETYKNNREKLRASEEVINPDFGDDNSDSNKTSNDGYLIFDFN